Part of the Chloroflexota bacterium genome is shown below.
GAGCAATTGTCGATTTGTGGCATTGTGATGCTGATGGAGTCTATTCCGATGCAACTGACCGTAGTTTCAACACTGTTGGTCAGAAATTCTTGCGTGGCTTTCAGCGCACCGATGCCAGTGGCCTCGCCAAATTTACCACAATTTATCCGGGCTGGTATCAAGGGCGGGCAGTACATATTCACTTTAAAATTCGCACCGACGAAGGCTATGAGTTTACTTCTCAATTTTTCTTCGACGAAAGCTTGACTGATGTGGTGCATGCTCAAGCGCCCTATGTGGACAAAGGCGTGCGCACCTTACTCAACGATGGCGATGGAATCTATCAAGAAAGCGGCGGCCAAACAATTTTGACGGTTGCACCAAGCGCTCAAGGCTATAGCGCCACCTTTGAGATTGGTTTGCAAATTTAGATTTTTAACCACGAAGAACACGAAGCGCACAAAGCTCGATCGGATGGTTCGCTGAGATTTGGTGGTCATTCAGTCAGCACCGATTGAGATTTTTAACCACGAAGGACACGAAGAGCACAAAGCTCGATTGAATGGTTCGCTGAGATTTGGTGGCCATTCAGTCAGCACCGTAACCAAATATTCGTGACCTTCGCGTTCTTCGTGGTTAATTTTCATCCCTCATCATTCATCCTTCATATTTTTTAACGGGGTTGACATTTCAGGCAGGCTTAAGCATAATTGCCGATGGTACGATCCCGTAGCTCAGGTGGATAGAGCAACAGTTTCCTAAACTGTGTGTCGCGCGTTCGAGTCGCGCCGGGGTCACCAAATATTAAACAACCACGAAGCCTTGACGCTTCGTGGTTTTTGTTTAGGAGTACGTAGGATGGATCTGAGTCTGTGGGCGAAACTCAATGGAACGTTGATCAATGTGGCGACCGTGGCACTTGGCACAGGCTTAGGCTTAGCGTTGCGTGGGCGTTTACCCGAACGCATGCAAACAGTCATTATGCAGGCGCTAGGCTTGGTGACGATCTTTATTGGCTTATCGATGGCTGGCAGCATGAACAAGGCTGGAGCAACCTTACAAAGCACAGCCCAAGCAACTCAGCCAATTGTGGTCGATGGAGTGGTGATTGGCTTGGTTGGTTTGGTGGTTGGTGGTTTGTTGGGGGAGTGGTGGCGAGTCGAGGAGCGTTTGGCTGCATTAGGAGATTGGCTCAAAGCCAAATTTAATGGGAGTGGACGCTTTACCGAGGGCTTTGTAGCAGCTTCATTACTGTTTTGTATTGGCCCGATGACCTTGATTGGTAGCATCAACAATGGCTTGATCGGCGATTCACAGCTGCTGATCATCAAAGCGGCGCTTGATGGCTTGGCGGCAATTGCCTTGGCTAGCAGCTTTGGGATTGGCGTGGGCTTTTCGATTCTGATTATTTTAATCTATCAAGGTGGGGTCGCGCTGGCGGCTGGCGCTTTAGCCACCATTTTGCCCAATCCAGCGGTCGATCCACGAGTGTTGATCATTACGGGAGTTGGGGGCTTGATGGTAGTTGGCGTGGGCATCAATCTGCTTGATCTGACCAAAATTCGCGTAGCTTCATTGTTACCTGCCTTGCTAATGGCTCCGCTGTTTCATTGGCTGATTAGTTTGCTTTAGATTCCCTCACCCCTCTCCCGCCCTGTGAGGCCTCACCATCATGAATGTCGGAACGCCCCTCTCCCGCCGCAGTGGGAGAGGGGTTGGGATGAGGCAACAATTATCTAGGCTTCGTGGAATGGCCAAGCGATTTCCATCAAGGCATCAGGGCCAGGCGGATTGATCCAGATTTCGCGCGGCGAATCGGAAACCACATAGCCATTGGCTTTGACCCAATCGCTGCCAGCATCGTAGCCCGCCAAAATAT
Proteins encoded:
- a CDS encoding DUF554 domain-containing protein, producing MDLSLWAKLNGTLINVATVALGTGLGLALRGRLPERMQTVIMQALGLVTIFIGLSMAGSMNKAGATLQSTAQATQPIVVDGVVIGLVGLVVGGLLGEWWRVEERLAALGDWLKAKFNGSGRFTEGFVAASLLFCIGPMTLIGSINNGLIGDSQLLIIKAALDGLAAIALASSFGIGVGFSILIILIYQGGVALAAGALATILPNPAVDPRVLIITGVGGLMVVGVGINLLDLTKIRVASLLPALLMAPLFHWLISLL